In Salinigranum marinum, one DNA window encodes the following:
- a CDS encoding branched-chain amino acid ABC transporter permease: MSVDVDRFTERVPGGDAGLILLLLAVLYLAYIVSGVVLGFSLRGQLNSLAVLTFFIGVFAMLALALNLHWGYTGLFNIGIVGFMAVGIYVMALVSKPIYQPGSAAQVGGLGLPLIVGIIAGMVASALLGLVVALPALRLRADYLAIVTIAMSEIVRFTFLSSQFQQFQLFGRRVGFGGGSGVILNYQDPLAAFFSALGLWDAYLGVVEASRAIIPTNPKPVVDGLVYGLVLLIFVAGYFWLLKRTGESPFGRVLKAIREDEDVANSLGKDTNGFKIKSFMLGCALMGLAGILWFMGQGAVTPNTFRPRITFFVWIALIIGGAGSNTGSIVGGAVFAAVLYQGPRYLKNVLEEILPSADAPGSFGPAISPLISQADPLPFIWYTLDSVRQLQLVIMGVVLIWLMHNRPEGLLGHRKETAASIDLSARRGRAAVADGGEEDE; encoded by the coding sequence ATGAGCGTCGACGTCGATCGGTTCACCGAACGCGTTCCGGGCGGGGACGCGGGACTGATCCTCCTGCTCCTCGCAGTGCTCTACCTCGCGTACATCGTCAGCGGGGTCGTCCTCGGCTTCTCGCTCCGCGGCCAACTGAACTCGCTCGCCGTGTTGACCTTCTTCATCGGCGTGTTCGCGATGCTGGCGCTCGCGCTGAACCTCCACTGGGGGTACACCGGACTGTTCAACATCGGCATCGTCGGCTTCATGGCCGTCGGGATCTACGTCATGGCACTCGTCTCGAAGCCGATCTACCAGCCCGGCAGCGCCGCACAGGTCGGTGGGCTGGGGCTTCCGCTCATCGTCGGCATCATCGCTGGGATGGTCGCGTCGGCCCTTCTCGGGCTGGTTGTCGCCCTCCCGGCGTTGCGTTTGCGGGCAGACTACCTCGCGATCGTCACCATCGCGATGTCCGAGATCGTCCGCTTTACCTTCCTCTCCTCGCAGTTCCAGCAGTTCCAGCTCTTCGGGAGGAGAGTCGGCTTCGGCGGCGGTTCGGGCGTCATTCTCAACTACCAGGACCCGCTGGCGGCGTTCTTCTCGGCGCTCGGGCTCTGGGACGCGTACCTGGGAGTCGTCGAGGCGTCGAGGGCGATCATTCCCACCAACCCCAAGCCCGTCGTCGACGGACTCGTCTACGGGCTCGTCCTCTTGATCTTCGTCGCGGGGTACTTTTGGTTGCTGAAGCGCACGGGCGAGTCACCGTTCGGCCGAGTGCTCAAGGCTATCCGCGAGGACGAGGACGTCGCCAACTCGCTCGGGAAGGACACCAACGGCTTCAAGATCAAGTCGTTCATGCTCGGCTGTGCGCTCATGGGCCTGGCGGGGATCCTCTGGTTCATGGGGCAGGGCGCGGTGACGCCGAATACGTTCCGGCCGCGCATCACCTTCTTCGTCTGGATCGCGCTCATCATCGGCGGCGCGGGGTCGAACACCGGCAGCATCGTCGGCGGGGCGGTGTTCGCGGCGGTGCTCTACCAGGGGCCGCGCTACCTGAAGAACGTGCTCGAGGAGATCCTCCCGTCGGCGGACGCGCCCGGCTCGTTCGGGCCGGCCATCTCGCCGCTCATCTCACAGGCGGATCCTCTGCCGTTCATCTGGTACACGCTCGACAGCGTCCGCCAGCTCCAGCTCGTCATCATGGGTGTCGTGCTCATCTGGCTGATGCACAACCGTCCCGAAGGCTTACTCGGTCACCGGAAGGAGACGGCAGCGAGCATCGATCTCTCGGCCAGACGCGGCCGTGCAGCCGTCGCCGACGGGGGTGAGGAAGATGAGTGA
- a CDS encoding branched-chain amino acid ABC transporter permease produces MRGLVIGLAGIGLSMTYSILNFANFSHGDYITAGAFSGWATTYLIAGLGRSDVGSLLLVGAGGSVFGGALGISVLGTPLAVLLGLVIAGGFTILLALGVDRFIYKPIRNEDGITLLITSIGVAFALRYMMQFIFGSDVRGTTAQPPQIGPYLWDGQVFISAHDIALVVVAGGLMLGVHVLLQTTKLGKAMRAMADNEDLARITGIPTERVVRSTWIIGGGLTGVAGYMFVLWKGTLGFNDGWLLLLLIFAAVILGGIGSIYGAIAGGLIIGLTASMSVIWIPSAFARAAAFVVMIVILLVKPQGIFAGRATA; encoded by the coding sequence ATGCGTGGGCTCGTAATCGGCCTCGCCGGAATCGGGCTGTCGATGACGTACAGTATCTTGAACTTCGCGAACTTCTCACACGGGGATTACATCACGGCCGGCGCGTTCTCCGGCTGGGCGACGACGTACCTGATCGCTGGACTCGGACGCTCCGACGTCGGATCGCTCCTGCTCGTCGGGGCGGGTGGCTCGGTGTTCGGCGGCGCGCTCGGGATCAGCGTGCTCGGGACGCCACTGGCCGTCCTTCTCGGCCTGGTGATCGCCGGCGGATTCACGATCCTCCTCGCGCTCGGCGTCGACCGGTTCATCTACAAGCCGATCCGGAACGAGGACGGTATCACCCTTCTCATCACCAGTATCGGAGTCGCCTTCGCGCTTCGCTACATGATGCAGTTCATTTTCGGGTCGGACGTCCGCGGGACGACGGCACAGCCCCCACAGATCGGACCGTACCTCTGGGACGGTCAGGTGTTCATCTCGGCGCACGACATCGCGCTCGTCGTCGTCGCCGGGGGGCTGATGCTCGGCGTCCACGTCCTGTTGCAGACGACGAAACTCGGCAAGGCGATGCGCGCGATGGCCGACAACGAGGACCTCGCGCGGATCACGGGGATCCCGACCGAACGCGTCGTCCGGTCGACGTGGATCATCGGCGGCGGCCTCACCGGGGTGGCGGGCTACATGTTCGTCCTCTGGAAGGGGACGCTCGGCTTCAACGACGGCTGGCTCCTCTTGCTCCTCATCTTCGCGGCGGTGATCCTCGGCGGAATCGGCTCCATCTACGGCGCGATCGCCGGCGGGCTCATCATCGGTCTCACCGCGTCGATGTCGGTCATCTGGATCCCGTCGGCGTTCGCCCGCGCCGCGGCGTTCGTCGTCATGATCGTCATCCTCCTCGTGAAACCGCAGGGCATCTTCGCCGGGAGGGCAACCGCATGA
- a CDS encoding ABC transporter ATP-binding protein has translation MSEATDTESSPDGGGKGAPDDVDAPEALATEGVDIDDEYPLVVEDLHKSFGGITAVDGASFDVEHGSLTGLIGPNGAGKSTTFNLITGMYTPDSGTVTFNGEDITKLEPHQVANRGLVRTFQIARELKEMTVLENMMLAPKSQIGESLWRSVTPGMRGSVIKQEEELLERAWETLEFFEIDHIAEEEAGNLSGGQRKLLEMARALLTDPDMLLLDEPFAGVNPSLEKRLLEHIHELREQGYTFLLVEHDMDLIMNNCEHVIVLHQGKVLTEGTPADIKANEEVIEAYLGGNV, from the coding sequence ATGAGTGAGGCCACGGACACCGAGTCGAGCCCCGACGGTGGTGGCAAGGGCGCGCCGGACGACGTCGACGCCCCGGAGGCGCTCGCGACCGAAGGGGTCGACATCGACGACGAGTATCCGCTCGTGGTCGAGGACCTCCACAAGTCGTTCGGCGGCATCACGGCGGTCGACGGCGCGAGCTTCGACGTCGAACACGGCTCGCTGACCGGGCTCATCGGGCCGAACGGGGCCGGCAAGTCGACGACGTTCAACCTCATCACGGGGATGTACACCCCCGACTCCGGCACCGTGACGTTCAACGGCGAGGACATCACGAAGCTCGAACCGCACCAGGTGGCGAACCGGGGGCTCGTCCGGACGTTCCAGATCGCGCGCGAACTCAAGGAGATGACCGTCCTGGAGAACATGATGTTGGCCCCGAAGAGCCAGATCGGCGAGAGCCTCTGGCGGTCCGTGACGCCCGGCATGCGAGGGAGCGTCATCAAACAGGAGGAAGAACTCCTCGAACGGGCGTGGGAGACGCTCGAGTTCTTCGAGATCGACCACATCGCCGAGGAGGAGGCCGGCAACCTCTCGGGCGGCCAGCGAAAGCTGCTGGAGATGGCACGGGCGCTGTTGACGGACCCCGACATGCTGTTGCTCGACGAACCCTTCGCCGGTGTCAACCCGTCACTGGAGAAGCGGCTGCTCGAACACATCCACGAGCTCCGCGAGCAGGGGTACACGTTCCTGCTCGTCGAACACGACATGGACCTCATCATGAACAACTGTGAGCACGTCATCGTCCTCCACCAGGGGAAGGTGCTCACGGAGGGGACGCCGGCGGACATCAAGGCGAACGAGGAAGTCATCGAGGCGTACCTCGGGGGGAACGTATGA